The following are encoded together in the Oncorhynchus nerka isolate Pitt River unplaced genomic scaffold, Oner_Uvic_2.0 unplaced_scaffold_1252, whole genome shotgun sequence genome:
- the LOC135569026 gene encoding B-cell receptor CD22-like, translating to LDPVTSYNSLILDPVTSYNSLILDPVTSYNSLILDPVTSYNSLILDPVTSYNSLILDPVTSYNSLILDPVTSYNSLILDPVSSEDAGNYSCAVEGLERILSPEETLTVRYDPKNTSVSVSPSGEIVEGSSVTLTCSSDANPPVQSYTWYKKNGYQSVSYGNTGPHLVFNLIKSSDTGENYCEAWNGIKMGRSESINMDVKYAPQNISVSVSPSGEIVEGNSVTLTCSSDANPPVDKYTWYKKNVNSPKASGQSYSITNIISEDRGEYYCEAQNGRGSMNSTALMIIVAGKQISVLTAAVGIIVVVLVLILCLSGLMWFRKKNSTSTSNTRDTADDGQGDSSPVYDNISNMAMTPTAAQTESTYDQDDVHYASVHFSHSKNQEVPLYSTVQLHQPQKQDQDVHYAAVKFNLPVLPPNQQQHKQLRWMPLGSTVQSTNPEPRRLEHNKPRTKKT from the exons CTAGACCCAGTCACCAGTTATAACAGCCTGATCCTAGACCCAGTCACCAGTTATAACAGCCTGATCCTAGACCCAGTCACCAGTTATAACAGCCTGATCCTAGACCCAGTCACCAGTTATAACAGCCTGATCCTAGACCCAGTCACCAGTTATAACAGCCTGATCCTAGACCCAGTCACCAGTTATAACAGCCTGATCCTAGACCCAGTCACCAGTTATAACAGCCTGATCCTAGACCCAGTCAGCAGTGAGGATGCAGGGAACTACTCCTGTGCTGTAGAAGGCTTAGAGAGAATCCTCTCTCCAGAAGAGACTCTCACTGTCAGAT ATGACCCAAAGAACACCTCAgtgtcagtcagtccctctggtgAAATAGTGGAGGGCAGTTCAGTGACTCTGACCTGCAGCAGTGATGCCAACCCACCTGTGCAGAGTTACACCTGGTACAAGAAGAATGGCTATCAGTCTGTCTCCTACGGGAACACAGGACCTCATCTTGTCTTCAATCTTATCAAGTCCTCTGACACTGGAGAGAACTACTGTGAGGCCTGGAATGGGATTAAGATGGGGAGGTCTGAGTCTATCAACATGGATGTGAAAT ACGCTCCACAGAACATCTCAgtgtcagtcagtccctctggtgAAATAGTGGAGGGCAATTCAGTGACTCTGACCTGCAGCAGTGATGCCAACCCACCTGTGGACAAATACACCTGGTACAAGAAGAACGTAAACTCACCAAAAGCATCAGGACAGAGTTACAGCATCACTAACATCATCTCTGAGGACAGAGGAGAATATTACTGTGAGGCCCAGAATGGAAGAGGATCTATGAACTCTACAGCTCTGATGATCATTGTAGCAG GGAAACAAATATCAGTTCTGACTGCAGCTGTAGGAATCATTGTTGTTGTTCTGGttctcatcctctgtctctctggactCATGTGGTTCAG GAAGAAGAACTCCACATCCACCTCCAACACAAGAGACACAGCAGATGATGGACAG GGAGACTCTAGTCCAGTGTATGACAACATCTCAAACATGGCCATGACCCCTACTGCAGCACAGACAGAGTCCACATACGACCAGGATGATGTTCACTACGCCAGCGTCCACTTCTCTCACTCCAAAAACCAGGAAGTGCCTCTGTACTCCACCGTCCAGCTGCATCAACCACAGAAACAGGACCAAGATGTCCACTACGCTGCTGTGAAATTCAACCTCCCAGTTCTGCCACCCA aCCAGCAGCAGCACAAGCAGCTGAGGTGGATGCCTCTGGGatctacagtacagtcaacaaaCCCAGAACCAAGAAGACTTGAACATAACAAACCAAGAACCAAGAAGACCTGA